One genomic window of Magnolia sinica isolate HGM2019 chromosome 3, MsV1, whole genome shotgun sequence includes the following:
- the LOC131241480 gene encoding uncharacterized protein LOC131241480, protein MYAQYTVSECMRIKRRMQPEHKTKLPCINSSIHFLTLSNFRAQKMKSSTVQTPQKAAIRRSKEKSHKIITKSLNPAFLAASEADPLDSSFISAITEGNQETDLSKSGPKPSFSSPSDAFDPTDALESFSTPSITDGNQGSGGSEVFKMENVYIQLAIDLLLVARFQVLNSPNVDLQWKKLLDCLIESAIEPLDWLPEEQDRFYGLLQEKVWIGLLRVFVWIISVSVIMDRDARTGTGFPGMPPPT, encoded by the exons atgtatgctcaGTATACAGTTtctgagtgcatgcgtatcaagcgtcgtatGCAACCGGAGCATAAAACAAAACTCCCCTGTATAAATTCCTCTATTCATTTTCTCACTCTCTCAAACTTTCGCGCCCAGAAGATGAAGTCTTCTACTGTCCAAACACCTCAAAAAGCTGCCATCCGTCGATCGAAGGAGAAATCCCACAAG atcatcacaaaatccctaaatccagctTTCTTAGCTGCATCCGAAGCCGATCCGCTCGATTCTTCGTTCATCTCAGCAATCACAGAAGGAAATCAAGAAACTGATCTCTCTA AAAGCGGTCCAAAACCCTCGTTTTCATCTCCGTCGGACGCGTTTGACCCCACCGATGCATTAGAATCCTTCTCTACACCGTCGATTACTGATGGGAATCAAGGATCTGGCGGATCAGAGGTTTTCAAGATGGAGAATGTGTACATTCAGTTGGCCATCGATTTACTGCTCGTCGCTCGTTTCCAGGTCCTGAATTCTCCCAATGTTGATCTCCAATGGAAGAAGCTTCTGGATTGCTTGATCGAGAGCGCAATCGAGCCGTTGGATTGGCTACCAGAAGAGCAGGACAGGTTTTACGGGCTTCTCCAAGAGAAGGTATGGATCGGATTACTTCGTGTTTTCGTGTGGATCATTTCGGTGTCAGTCATCATGGATCGAGATGCCCGAACTGGGACGGGATTTCCTGGCATGCCGCCTCCTACATGA